Proteins encoded within one genomic window of Bombina bombina isolate aBomBom1 chromosome 1, aBomBom1.pri, whole genome shotgun sequence:
- the LOC128663630 gene encoding uncharacterized protein LOC128663630: MLEPDEVFLESSVIVNCNKIPERYKNIMHHLSKKHMDVSFNFDKKQKTCIVSGAYTKVHTVIQEILSTLDLRCKSSKNEQSEMHSKAHIGQLRDKYSSSSPQALMDISHTQGEDQTLSALYAIADHKNYLPRVEPFELADEPFVWDYDIYKFIQKFHLDDYQHILQKHQVQAVDASADGITTLYLQAANENSKGINLLNARFDLLGLYQGLELKLRKEQISKKDIKCDSQFLKKIFKDFQKLCPLLLCHEDGQYLYFIGSAVDVAQAKQYFNDIHGQQKNPEPFTGVQIEEKTKKGKAGESSDQKPRLNRYSSMEASGESKIAAKFNNPKSLVYTQQMTLVEKNGEQQFQEKEKQKSEPLPNYIKERHLLKKKENDIVETDEKPGEKPLAFFKRGEVVPQRNSGKLELKQSTGTLRSVGPVKPVPLPRASSEYQYSSLLDTFTIDSTISGAKPMLRRSNSFSRVYSRNNSVTDKQIDTVLATFKDNATSEMVNPMVTDRIFVDQYLWSYLKDICKSDIENMCGDVLLTEEQNNDVIILIFKASNKSKLFFARENIQSLYNREKDILIIQSLSYETLQLSGPGDKSVDDLCSLLRNCSSKLWFRPNEDNFFLIYPKELQLKVQEEYTRFLEYKKKSLSFRSLSVETHSAPMIESIWNTEQRNLPDINVQSMGGKFQSLPALINTRTHDVPLALSHELENLIDPKYEKQSLSENNQSSDKTYENSTFLKYANNSSYDGDVANKGSKLPTKSSEMSEEFKYLEELRHQNLQLVDDSETSSGTVKKGNNFWKYQNVFSQEETSSSPPQEIQDSLKIGHFSKELESHKATNALQSRFQLDTSKDIVDDITMKFKSEFHIQDEDYKSLSKSSYSSTHVSIERNNLTEKEGVLENRDGSKFSEMRSPAVGQEAEKTNKLCDQCKKDNLTIEVLPDQYLCNRCISSKGYQVTTSAEAEMTNSVVNATMSSVAMNLTVSGF, encoded by the coding sequence gtaTTTCTGGAATCCTCAGTCATTGTAAACTGCAACAAAATTCCAGAAAGATATAAAAATATCATGCATCATTTGAGCAAAAAGCACATGGATGTCAGCTTCAATTTTGACAAAAAGCAAAAGACTTGTATTGTAAGTGGGGCATACACTAAGGTGCATACTGTGATTCAGGAGATCTTAAGCACACTAGACCTAAGATGTAAAAGCTCAAAGAATGAACAATCAGAGATGCACAGTAAAGCTCATATTGGCCAGCTGAGAGATAAATACAGCTCTTCTTCACCCCAAGCACTCATGGATATCTCACATACGCAGGGTGAAGACCAAACCCTTAGTGCTCTTTATGCAATTGCTGATCACAAGAACTATTTGCCAAGAGTTGAACCCTTTGAGCTTGCAGATGAACCATTTGTCTGGGATTATGATATCTACAAATTCATACAGAAATTTCACTTGGATGATTATCAACACATATTACAAAAGCACCAGGTTCAAGCAGTGGATGCTAGTGCAGATGGAATTACTACTCTGTACCTTCAGGCTGCAAATGAGAACAGCAAAggtatcaatttattaaatgctcGATTTGACCTCTTGGGTCTTTACCAGGGTCTGGAGTTAAAACTTAGAAaagaacaaataagtaaaaaagataTAAAGTGTGatagtcaatttttaaaaaaaatattcaaagactTCCAAAAACTATGCCCTCTGCTTCTTTGTCATGAAGATGGGCAATATCTGTATTTTATAGGTAGTGCTGTTGATGTTGCCCAGGCCAAACAATACTTCAATGATATTCATGGTCAGCAGAAAAATCCAGAACCTTTCACTGGTGTACAAATAGAAGAGAAAACTAAAAAGGGTAAGGCAGGAGAGTCATCAGATCAGAAGCCTCGTCTTAATCGTTATTCTAGCATGGAAGCTAGTGGAGAAAGCAAGATAGCTGCTAAATTCAACAATCCCAAATCACTTGTTTATACCCAACAGATGACTCTTGTTGAAAAAAATGGAGAGCAACAATTTCAAGAAAAGGAGAAACAGAAATCAGAACCATTGCCTAACTACATCAAGGAAAGGCAtctgcttaaaaaaaaagaaaatgatattgTAGAAACAGATGAAAAACCTGGAGAGAAACCCCTGGCATTTTTTAAAAGAGGCGAGGTTGTCCCTCAGCGGAACTCTGGCAAGTTGGAGCTAAAACAAAGCACTGGCACTTTGAGAAGTGTAGGTCCTGTAAAGCCTGTTCCTCTTCCAAGAGCATCAAGTGAATATCAATACTCAAGTCTCCTTGATACTTTTACCATAGATTCTACAATATCAGGTGCCAAACCCATGCTTAGAAGGTCAAATAGCTTTTCTCGGGTATATTCTAGGAACAACTCTGTGACAGACAAACAAATTGATACAGTGTTGGCAACATTTAAAGACAATGCTACTTCAGAAATGGTGAATCCCATGGTTACAGATAGAATCTTTGTGGACCAATATCTCTGGTCCTATCTGAAAGATATTTGTAAGTCTGACATTGAAAATATGTGTGGTGATGTACTGCTGACTGAAGAGCAAAACAATGATGTTATTATCTTAATATTTAAGGCATCAAACAAATCCAAGCTCTTCTTTGCAAGGGAAAATATTCAATCACTTTATAACAGAGAGAAAGACATTCTTATCATACAGTCATTAAGCTATGAGACCCTTCAGCTGAGCGGCCCAGGGGACAAAAGTGTAGATGATCTGTGCAGTTTGCTTCGGAATTGTTCTAGCAAGCTTTGGTTTAGGCCGAATGAggataatttttttcttatatatccaAAAGAGTTACAGCTAAAGGTGCAAGAAGAATATACTAGATTTTtagaatataaaaaaaagtctctGAGTTTTCGTTCTTTGTCTGTGGAAACACATAGTGCACCCATGATTGAAAGCATCTGGAACACTGAACAGAGGAATTTACCTGATATCAACGTACAATCCATGGGTGGCAAATTTCAGTCGCTGCCAGCATTAATTAACACAAGAACCCATGATGTCCCCTTAGCATTAAGCCATGAGTTAGAAAACCTAATAGATCCTAAGTATGAGAAACAATCTTTGAGCGAGAACAACCAGTCATCAGATAAAACTTACGAAAATTCCACATTTTTGAAGTATGCAAATAATAGTTCTTATGATGGAGATGTTGCAAATAAAGGATCAAAACTGCCAACAAAGTCTTCTGAAATGAGTGAAGAGTTTAAATACTTGGAAGAGCTAAGGCATCAGAATCTTCAGCTAGTGGATGATAGTGAAACATCCTCAGGTACTGTTAAGAAAGGTAACAATTTTTGGAAGTATCAGAATGTATTTTCTCAAGAAGAAACCAGTTCTTCACCACCACAGGAAATTCAAGATTCATTAAAGATTGGTCATTTTTCTAAGGAACTTGAGTCCCACAAGGCTACAAATGCCTTGCAAAGTAGGTTTCAGTTGGACACCAGCAAAGACATTGTGGATGATATCACTATGAAGTTTAAAAGTGAATTTCATATCCAGGATGAAGATTACAAGTCTTTATCAAAATCCAGCTACTCTTCAACACATGTTTCAATAGAAAGAAACAACCTTACAGAAAAGGAAGGTGTGCTGGAAAATAGGGATGGATCCAAATTCTCTGAGATGAGAAGTCCTGCCGTAGGCCAAGAGGCAGAGAAGACTAATAAACTCTGTGACCAGTGTAAGAAAGATAACCTAACTATAGAGGTTTTGCCGGATCAATACTTATGTAATCGTTGTATCTCTAGTAAAGGGTACCAAGTTACTACTTCTGCAGAAGCAGAAATGACAAATTCTGTTGTCAATGCCACCATGAGTTCTGTAGCTATGAATTTAACAGTATCAGGGTTCTGA